From the genome of Muricauda sp. SCSIO 64092, one region includes:
- the hpf gene encoding ribosome hibernation-promoting factor, HPF/YfiA family has product MKVNAQSVNFVADKKLIEFIQARMDKLELFYDRVISSDVYLKVENTSSKENKSVEIKVKVPRNQFIVKKQCKSFEEAVDNACNSLERQLVKTKEKTRAHA; this is encoded by the coding sequence ATGAAGGTTAATGCACAATCTGTAAATTTTGTGGCCGACAAAAAATTAATTGAATTCATTCAGGCGCGAATGGATAAATTGGAACTGTTCTATGACAGAGTCATTAGTTCGGATGTTTATTTAAAAGTTGAGAACACCAGTTCCAAGGAGAACAAAAGTGTGGAAATCAAGGTGAAGGTGCCCAGGAACCAATTTATTGTAAAAAAACAATGTAAGTCTTTTGAGGAGGCCGTTGATAATGCATGCAATTCATTGGAGCGGCAATTGGTGAAAACAAAGGAGAAAACAAGGGCACATGCCTAA
- a CDS encoding tyrosine-type recombinase/integrase, translating into MSLDAFTSYLNLEKNYSPHTIKAYAKDIDDFQKYILDHYQLEEIQKVEYGPIRSWIVALVEQGVSNRSINRKIASLKAYYRFLLKIGMIEHNPLAKHRALKSEKRIQVPFSENEMERVLDAMEYDDDFLGLRDKLIIELLYATGMRRSELVHLKLSDVDLNGKTVKVLGKRNKERILPLMPRLIGSIQSYLEQRSAVPKIVDATHFLLTNTGHKIYETLVYRVINKYLSRVSPKVKKSPHMLRHTFATHLLNQGADLNAVKELLGHSSLASTQVYTHSSIAKLKEVHATTHPRNKE; encoded by the coding sequence ATGAGTTTGGATGCCTTTACCTCATATTTGAATCTGGAGAAGAACTACTCGCCCCATACCATTAAGGCCTATGCCAAGGATATTGATGATTTTCAAAAATACATTTTGGACCATTATCAACTTGAAGAAATCCAGAAGGTGGAGTATGGCCCCATTAGGAGTTGGATTGTGGCATTGGTGGAACAGGGGGTATCCAATCGTTCGATAAATCGAAAAATAGCTTCCCTAAAAGCATACTATAGGTTTCTGTTGAAAATTGGAATGATCGAACACAATCCTTTGGCCAAGCACAGGGCGCTTAAGTCCGAAAAAAGAATTCAGGTTCCTTTTTCGGAAAATGAAATGGAACGGGTATTGGACGCTATGGAATACGATGATGACTTTTTGGGCCTTAGGGACAAATTGATCATAGAACTACTGTATGCCACAGGTATGCGCAGGTCAGAGCTGGTTCATCTTAAGCTTAGTGATGTTGACCTTAATGGAAAAACGGTAAAGGTGTTGGGCAAACGCAACAAGGAACGTATACTACCTTTAATGCCCCGATTGATCGGTTCCATACAATCCTATTTAGAGCAAAGATCGGCTGTGCCAAAGATAGTGGATGCCACACATTTTTTATTGACAAATACAGGCCACAAAATATACGAAACCCTTGTTTACAGGGTTATAAATAAGTATCTTAGTAGGGTTTCGCCCAAAGTCAAGAAAAGTCCACATATGTTGAGGCATACTTTCGCGACACATCTCTTGAACCAAGGAGCGGACTTAAATGCTGTGAAAGAACTGTTGGGTCATTCCAGTTTGGCTTCTACACAGGTATATACCCATAGTAGTATTGCCAAACTAAAGGAAGTGCACGCAACTACCCATCCTAGAAACAAGGAATAG
- the rpsU gene encoding 30S ribosomal protein S21 produces the protein MLIIPVKEGENIDRALKRFKRKFDKTGTMRQLRSRQQFTKPSVRRRAEIQKAQYIQSLRDKEEL, from the coding sequence ATGTTAATAATACCGGTAAAAGAAGGAGAGAACATTGATAGAGCACTGAAGCGTTTTAAGAGGAAGTTCGATAAAACGGGAACAATGCGTCAATTACGAAGCAGACAGCAGTTCACCAAACCTTCCGTTAGGCGTAGAGCTGAAATTCAAAAAGCACAATATATCCAGAGCTTAAGGGACAAAGAGGAACTTTAG
- a CDS encoding acyl-CoA dehydrogenase family protein — MDSMYFTEEHQLFRESLKDFLQKEVVPHLDKWEETGTIERFIWKKLGQMGYFGLATPEAYDGLGLDLFYTVILLEELQKINSGGFAAAIWAHVYLAMTHLNKNANHEQKEAYLTPSVNGEKIGCLGVTEPFGGSDVAGMRTTAVRKGDHYIINGSKTFITNGVYGDYIILAAKTSPSKGNKGISIFIVDLKSEGVTANKLNKLGWRASDTAELAFDNVIVPAKNLMGEEGTGFGFIMEAFALERLVMGINAHARAEHAIDYALQYMSERETFGKPINQYQALRHRLVDLYADMEMCKNYNYSVVYRMEQGEYVVKEATISKLKSTKMADDVIYHCLQFLGGYGYIEDYPMARMLRDSRLGPIGGGTSEILREIIAKIIVDKKEYRPASTSVNTNEEIFK, encoded by the coding sequence ATGGATAGTATGTACTTCACGGAAGAGCATCAATTATTTAGGGAGAGTTTAAAAGATTTTTTGCAGAAAGAAGTCGTCCCGCATTTGGATAAATGGGAAGAAACAGGAACCATTGAACGTTTTATTTGGAAAAAACTGGGTCAAATGGGTTATTTTGGTTTGGCCACCCCGGAAGCATATGATGGATTGGGACTGGATTTGTTCTACACGGTAATTCTGCTGGAGGAACTTCAAAAAATTAACTCAGGGGGATTTGCTGCCGCCATTTGGGCGCACGTTTACTTGGCGATGACCCATTTGAACAAAAATGCCAACCACGAGCAGAAAGAAGCGTACTTGACACCAAGTGTAAATGGTGAAAAAATAGGTTGCTTGGGAGTAACCGAGCCCTTTGGGGGAAGTGATGTGGCAGGGATGCGCACAACTGCGGTAAGAAAGGGTGATCATTACATTATCAATGGTTCAAAAACCTTCATTACCAATGGGGTTTATGGCGATTATATCATTCTGGCTGCAAAAACCAGTCCTTCCAAGGGTAATAAAGGAATCAGCATTTTCATTGTTGATCTTAAAAGTGAAGGGGTGACCGCCAACAAACTCAACAAACTTGGATGGCGTGCTTCGGATACTGCGGAATTGGCATTTGATAATGTTATCGTACCCGCCAAAAACCTGATGGGTGAGGAGGGCACTGGTTTTGGATTCATCATGGAGGCCTTTGCCCTTGAGCGTTTGGTCATGGGAATCAATGCCCATGCCAGGGCCGAACACGCCATCGACTACGCCTTACAATATATGTCCGAACGGGAAACGTTCGGGAAGCCCATAAACCAGTATCAAGCACTTCGCCACAGATTGGTGGATCTCTATGCAGATATGGAGATGTGCAAAAACTATAATTATTCCGTAGTATATCGAATGGAGCAAGGGGAATATGTGGTAAAAGAGGCCACCATATCCAAATTGAAGTCTACAAAAATGGCAGATGATGTTATTTACCACTGCCTGCAATTCCTTGGGGGTTATGGCTATATTGAGGATTATCCCATGGCCCGCATGCTAAGGGATAGTAGATTGGGGCCAATTGGTGGGGGAACTTCTGAGATTCTCAGGGAAATCATTGCAAAGATTATTGTGGACAAAAAGGAATATCGCCCAGCCTCCACAAGCGTGAACACCAACGAAGAAATTTTCAAATAA
- a CDS encoding ComEA family DNA-binding protein: protein MKSYFNFTKQERRGIFFLLVLIAVFQLAYFGLNRFSTANGTDVFSLDIKNQLLTDSLGIEERKSKLQFKPFNPNYISEYKGYLLGLSPLELDRLHSFRAQNGFVHSAEEFQRITGISDSLLNGISPFFKFPEWTQTTKPTTKKTEVSNNRKPRILDLNTASAQDLKKVNGIGEKLSARIIKFRERLGGFLVNEQLYDVYGLEPQVVERTLKKFRVLHPPKVKKININTANPDEIASLVYLKYKVAKNIVIYREENGAYTSKEDLFNVSGFPINKIDRIALYLSY from the coding sequence ATGAAATCCTACTTTAACTTCACCAAACAGGAACGGAGGGGGATTTTCTTTTTGCTGGTATTGATCGCAGTATTTCAATTAGCTTATTTTGGTTTGAACCGATTTTCGACCGCCAATGGTACCGATGTATTCTCATTGGACATAAAAAACCAGTTGCTGACCGATAGCTTGGGTATTGAAGAGCGCAAGTCGAAATTACAGTTCAAGCCCTTTAATCCAAATTATATTTCTGAGTATAAGGGATACTTGTTGGGCCTGTCCCCTTTGGAACTTGATAGACTACATAGCTTTAGGGCACAAAACGGATTTGTGCACTCTGCGGAGGAGTTTCAACGAATCACTGGAATATCGGATTCCTTGCTGAATGGCATCTCACCGTTTTTTAAATTTCCGGAATGGACGCAGACTACAAAGCCGACAACAAAAAAAACCGAAGTCAGCAACAACCGAAAGCCAAGGATTTTGGATTTGAACACTGCTTCGGCCCAAGATTTGAAGAAAGTCAATGGAATAGGGGAAAAGTTGTCTGCCAGAATAATTAAATTTCGGGAGAGGCTTGGAGGTTTTCTGGTAAATGAGCAGCTTTATGATGTTTACGGTCTTGAACCGCAAGTAGTGGAAAGGACCCTAAAAAAATTTCGGGTGCTACATCCTCCAAAGGTTAAAAAAATCAATATTAATACGGCCAATCCAGATGAAATTGCATCTTTGGTGTACCTAAAGTATAAAGTGGCAAAAAATATCGTTATATATAGAGAGGAAAATGGAGCGTATACATCAAAAGAAGATTTGTTTAACGTTTCGGGGTTTCCGATAAACAAAATAGATAGAATAGCCTTATATTTGTCGTATTAA
- a CDS encoding alanine/glycine:cation symporter family protein codes for MKYRLFTLLSFLLPFFSMAQEAEEVGLDKRIDRAFQPVSDFFNDVIFFEIMGTPFVLILLVGSALFFTLYFKFPNIRHFWTAISVVRGKYDELEYPEGHGVEKAEINIVDGDLPDTIRDESQEGEVSHFQALATAVSGTVGNGNIAGVALAIALGGPGATFWMIICGLLGMSTKFVECTLGVQFRDVDENGTVYGGPMYYISRGLKDKGFKTLGKIAAVLFAVFCIGGSFGGGNAAQSNQATIVVKELFGWESTMAGTIIGVVLAVLVAIIIIGGIKRIASVTEKVVPFMAVLYVVCCLYIIFSNFPLIDDAIGLIVKEAFNPTAMGVGGVIGVLLVGFRRAAFSNEAGAGSASIAHSAVKTKYSASEGLVALLEPFIDTVVICTMTALVIVIFNFGGFFEYGGDGSGVVMIDGMPYEGAGITSKAFGEYIPFSNVFLTVAVVLFAVSTMISWSYYGLQSWKYLFGRGRTTDLTYKLLFCVFVIIGAAASMDSIWAFSDAMIFAMVFPNMVGLYFLFPIVKKQLRRYLDAIKANKQV; via the coding sequence ATGAAGTACAGACTTTTTACCCTTCTCTCTTTCTTATTACCATTTTTTTCCATGGCCCAGGAAGCCGAGGAAGTTGGTTTGGACAAAAGGATTGATAGGGCCTTTCAACCAGTTTCGGACTTTTTCAATGATGTCATCTTCTTTGAAATAATGGGAACGCCCTTCGTATTGATTCTTTTAGTAGGAAGTGCCCTTTTTTTCACTCTCTATTTTAAGTTTCCCAACATCCGGCATTTTTGGACCGCCATAAGTGTGGTCAGGGGCAAATATGATGAATTGGAATATCCCGAAGGCCATGGAGTGGAAAAAGCGGAAATAAATATTGTTGATGGGGATTTGCCCGATACGATCCGGGATGAGAGCCAGGAAGGCGAAGTAAGCCATTTTCAGGCATTGGCAACCGCGGTATCCGGTACGGTCGGTAATGGTAACATTGCCGGGGTGGCCCTGGCCATTGCCCTTGGAGGGCCCGGTGCTACATTTTGGATGATCATCTGTGGGTTATTGGGAATGTCCACAAAATTTGTGGAATGTACGTTAGGTGTCCAATTTCGGGATGTGGATGAAAACGGAACGGTCTATGGAGGACCCATGTATTACATTAGCAGGGGACTTAAGGATAAAGGCTTCAAGACCTTGGGAAAAATTGCCGCTGTACTATTTGCCGTATTCTGTATCGGTGGGTCCTTTGGTGGCGGAAATGCAGCACAATCCAATCAGGCTACCATTGTGGTCAAGGAACTCTTTGGATGGGAAAGTACAATGGCCGGTACCATAATAGGGGTAGTACTCGCCGTTTTGGTGGCAATCATTATTATTGGGGGTATTAAAAGAATTGCTTCGGTGACTGAAAAAGTAGTCCCTTTTATGGCGGTTCTCTATGTGGTATGCTGCCTGTATATCATTTTCAGTAATTTTCCCTTGATTGATGATGCCATAGGTTTGATCGTAAAAGAGGCCTTTAATCCAACGGCCATGGGTGTTGGTGGAGTTATTGGGGTGCTCTTGGTAGGATTTAGAAGGGCGGCCTTTTCAAATGAGGCAGGTGCGGGTTCGGCTTCCATTGCCCACTCGGCAGTAAAGACCAAATACTCAGCATCTGAAGGATTGGTTGCGCTGTTGGAACCTTTTATTGATACCGTCGTTATCTGTACCATGACTGCTTTGGTAATCGTCATTTTCAATTTTGGCGGGTTTTTTGAATATGGAGGTGATGGTTCCGGAGTTGTGATGATAGACGGAATGCCCTATGAAGGCGCAGGTATTACTTCCAAGGCATTTGGTGAATACATCCCCTTCTCCAATGTGTTCCTTACCGTTGCAGTTGTCCTGTTTGCGGTATCTACAATGATTTCATGGTCGTATTACGGTCTGCAGTCCTGGAAGTACCTTTTTGGTAGGGGTAGGACCACGGATTTGACCTATAAATTATTATTCTGCGTTTTTGTCATTATTGGGGCCGCTGCCAGTATGGATTCCATTTGGGCCTTTTCGGATGCCATGATTTTTGCCATGGTGTTTCCCAATATGGTAGGCTTGTATTTCTTGTTCCCTATTGTCAAAAAACAATTACGGCGTTATCTGGACGCCATTAAGGCGAATAAGCAAGTGTAG
- a CDS encoding potassium channel family protein, with translation MIKLFRSKLVLALSLMILVFTIGVFGYKMVASYTWVEAIYMTIITITTVGFSEVRPLDQNAKIFTIFLIVSSVFIFGFAISVVSEYVLSRNSLQLLKKKRVKNTINGLKNHVVVCGYGRNGQQAAHKLKAYKKPFVVIEKDKEVISANEDEVLFVEGDVNDDEVLVQAGIQRAQYFVAALPDDALNLFVVLSARQLNKDLFIISRASQATSVKKLEFAGANKVIMPDKIGGDHMASLVVMPDLITFMDQLSIEGESTTNLEEVEIADFTDQVDCQSIRDLNLRSKTGCTIIGYIKPNGKYIINPEPDLELEPKGKVIVLGRPEQIQKLNQMFHIHQLKTDEI, from the coding sequence ATGATCAAACTATTCCGTTCCAAACTCGTATTGGCATTGTCCCTGATGATTTTGGTGTTTACCATTGGCGTATTTGGGTATAAAATGGTAGCGTCATATACCTGGGTGGAAGCCATATATATGACCATTATTACGATTACCACGGTAGGTTTTTCGGAAGTAAGGCCACTTGATCAGAATGCTAAGATTTTTACTATTTTCCTCATTGTTAGCAGCGTTTTTATATTTGGGTTTGCCATCTCCGTGGTTTCCGAATATGTGCTAAGCAGGAATTCATTGCAACTTTTAAAGAAGAAAAGGGTGAAGAATACAATTAATGGCTTAAAGAATCATGTGGTGGTCTGTGGTTATGGCAGAAATGGCCAACAGGCAGCACATAAATTGAAGGCGTACAAAAAACCCTTTGTCGTCATTGAAAAGGACAAAGAAGTGATCAGTGCCAATGAGGACGAGGTGTTATTTGTTGAAGGTGACGTTAATGATGATGAGGTCCTGGTGCAGGCCGGTATCCAAAGGGCCCAGTATTTTGTGGCCGCATTGCCCGATGATGCCTTAAATCTCTTTGTGGTCCTATCCGCACGGCAGTTGAACAAAGATCTTTTCATCATCAGTCGGGCCTCTCAAGCCACGTCGGTTAAAAAATTGGAATTTGCCGGCGCAAACAAAGTCATTATGCCAGATAAAATAGGAGGGGACCATATGGCCTCTTTGGTGGTTATGCCAGATCTAATAACATTTATGGATCAACTTTCCATAGAAGGGGAGAGTACAACCAATTTGGAGGAAGTGGAAATTGCCGATTTTACGGACCAAGTGGATTGCCAATCCATTCGTGACCTGAATTTGAGGAGCAAAACAGGTTGCACCATTATTGGCTACATAAAGCCCAACGGGAAATATATCATTAATCCAGAACCTGATTTGGAATTGGAGCCCAAAGGAAAGGTAATTGTTTTGGGCCGCCCGGAGCAGATACAAAAACTGAATCAAATGTTCCACATTCATCAGTTAAAAACCGATGAAATTTGA
- a CDS encoding PspC domain-containing protein, producing MRWFYSLLYYFQKRGFQVCERIAERLGIRARVVRTTFIYLTFVTLGFGFALYLFIAFWLRIKDLVYTKRTSVFDL from the coding sequence ATGCGGTGGTTTTACAGTCTGTTGTATTATTTTCAAAAAAGGGGGTTCCAAGTATGTGAACGTATTGCTGAACGTTTGGGCATCAGGGCCCGGGTTGTGCGTACCACATTTATTTACCTCACCTTTGTAACACTGGGCTTCGGATTTGCCCTTTATCTATTCATTGCCTTTTGGTTAAGGATAAAAGACTTGGTGTATACCAAAAGAACCTCTGTTTTTGACTTGTGA
- a CDS encoding DUF2851 family protein yields the protein MREDLLHYVWKTQKFQSLDLRTSSQEPIEIIHIGQYNTSSGPDFFNARIRIQNQEWAGNVEIHTKSSDWYAHGHEQDQNYDNVILHVVWEDNLSVFRKDGSKIPTLALKEYLNEELLSSYKSLVCNKGRKFINCEKDANSVKSIIWGQWQQRLYIERLEQKSKHIKTLLEGTRNDWEAVLFAMVMKNFGLNKNGEAFLDMAKHLDYAVIKKVSKDLLQLESLFFGVAGFLSKAEILDDYFLRLQNEFTFLRNKFQIKEYKGERPIFFGLRPSNFPTIRLSQLARVHNQHPNLFSKIMECTNLDDFYRLFDVHASAYWDDHYTFGKESRKRKKGISRDFVHLVLMNTIIPIKFCYDNYLGRNNTEELLELANTVPAEKNSIINRFERIGVPTGSAFESQAKIQLYNGYCTVNKCLQCHVGTNLLARKN from the coding sequence ATGCGTGAAGATTTGCTTCATTATGTTTGGAAGACCCAAAAGTTTCAAAGCCTTGATTTACGGACTTCTTCCCAAGAGCCAATAGAAATTATCCATATTGGGCAATACAATACTTCCAGTGGCCCCGATTTTTTTAATGCCCGAATACGTATTCAAAATCAGGAATGGGCGGGTAATGTGGAAATTCACACCAAATCTTCTGATTGGTACGCACATGGACATGAGCAAGACCAAAACTATGACAATGTCATACTTCATGTAGTTTGGGAGGACAACCTGAGCGTGTTTAGAAAAGATGGTAGTAAGATCCCCACTTTGGCCTTAAAAGAGTATTTGAATGAAGAACTACTTTCGTCCTATAAAAGCTTGGTATGCAATAAAGGGCGCAAATTCATCAATTGCGAAAAAGATGCGAACAGTGTCAAAAGTATCATTTGGGGTCAGTGGCAACAGCGGCTCTACATAGAGCGCTTGGAACAGAAGTCAAAACACATCAAAACACTATTGGAAGGGACCAGGAACGACTGGGAAGCCGTCCTTTTTGCCATGGTAATGAAGAACTTTGGCCTCAACAAAAATGGCGAAGCCTTTTTGGATATGGCAAAACATCTGGATTATGCGGTGATAAAAAAAGTATCCAAGGATTTGTTACAACTGGAAAGCCTGTTTTTTGGAGTGGCCGGTTTTCTGTCCAAGGCCGAAATTCTGGATGACTATTTTTTGCGCCTTCAAAACGAGTTCACCTTCCTTCGGAACAAGTTTCAAATAAAGGAATACAAGGGAGAGAGACCTATTTTCTTTGGATTGAGGCCCTCCAATTTCCCTACCATCCGTTTGTCCCAGCTTGCGAGGGTACATAACCAGCACCCCAACTTGTTCAGCAAAATAATGGAGTGTACAAATTTGGACGATTTTTACAGGCTTTTTGACGTCCATGCCAGTGCGTATTGGGACGACCACTATACCTTTGGTAAGGAGTCCAGAAAAAGAAAAAAGGGGATTTCCAGGGATTTTGTGCATTTGGTCCTAATGAATACCATAATCCCCATAAAATTTTGTTATGACAACTATTTGGGAAGGAACAATACCGAAGAATTGTTGGAGTTGGCAAATACTGTTCCGGCTGAAAAAAACAGCATAATCAATCGATTTGAACGTATTGGGGTTCCTACGGGATCAGCATTTGAAAGTCAGGCGAAGATCCAATTGTACAATGGGTATTGTACGGTGAACAAATGTCTTCAATGTCATGTAGGAACCAATTTATTGGCAAGAAAAAACTAA
- a CDS encoding DinB family protein, producing the protein MLPKTIIGKLQANKMVFRHLLETCTEEQYSFRINADSWCLLEIVCHLLDEEVEDFKARVKSVLWDPNQPLKPISPEEWPKERGYLQRNFATVLQSFLKERQQSIDWLQSLENPNWEQTVDHPEVGPRSAKKFLVNWLAHDYHHIRQINRIHHAYLKFSSKDDLTYAGKW; encoded by the coding sequence ATGCTTCCCAAGACCATCATCGGAAAACTGCAGGCCAACAAAATGGTCTTTCGGCATCTGCTGGAAACCTGTACCGAAGAACAGTATTCTTTTAGGATCAATGCCGATTCTTGGTGCCTATTGGAGATTGTTTGCCATTTATTGGATGAGGAGGTAGAAGATTTTAAAGCACGGGTAAAAAGCGTCTTATGGGATCCAAATCAGCCCTTGAAACCCATCAGTCCAGAAGAATGGCCTAAGGAACGTGGTTATTTACAACGGAACTTTGCAACCGTTCTCCAAAGTTTCCTTAAGGAAAGGCAGCAATCCATAGATTGGCTACAATCCCTTGAAAACCCAAATTGGGAGCAGACGGTTGACCATCCCGAAGTAGGGCCAAGAAGCGCCAAAAAGTTCCTGGTAAATTGGTTGGCGCACGATTACCATCATATAAGGCAAATAAATCGGATCCATCATGCATATTTAAAATTTTCCAGTAAAGATGATTTGACCTATGCAGGAAAATGGTGA
- a CDS encoding rhodanese-like domain-containing protein — protein sequence MDLSQEEWAEKLANDENAFILDVRTPEEVEEGYIPGATNIDIYLGQGFLDGLEELDKSKNYYVYCRSGNRSGQACAIMNSVGFERAYNLEGGFSNWEGEVVE from the coding sequence ATGGATTTGAGCCAAGAAGAATGGGCCGAAAAATTAGCGAATGACGAAAATGCCTTCATATTGGACGTTAGAACCCCTGAGGAAGTGGAGGAGGGCTATATTCCCGGTGCCACAAATATTGATATTTATTTGGGGCAAGGCTTTTTGGATGGATTGGAGGAATTGGATAAATCCAAAAACTACTATGTCTATTGCCGTTCCGGGAACCGAAGTGGTCAAGCCTGCGCCATAATGAACAGTGTCGGTTTTGAAAGAGCCTACAATTTGGAAGGGGGCTTTTCCAATTGGGAAGGGGAGGTAGTCGAGTAA
- a CDS encoding thioredoxin family protein, translated as MRTLNYLGFLVVLISITAFSPNPIKGYGIGDMATDFSLKNVDGKMVSLSNYEDAKGFLVIFTCNTCPYAQAYEDRIIALDTKYKSLGVPVIAINPNNPKAKPGDGFEEMKTRAKQKGFTFPYLLDDGQKVYPQYGATRTPHVFLLEKKESGNVVRYIGAIDDNYQDASQVEEKYVEQAVDAMLAGEEIKVETTRAIGCSIKV; from the coding sequence ATGCGAACATTAAACTATTTGGGATTCCTTGTCGTACTGATTTCCATTACGGCTTTTTCCCCAAACCCAATTAAGGGGTATGGCATTGGCGATATGGCAACGGATTTTTCGTTGAAAAATGTTGATGGAAAAATGGTTTCCCTTTCCAATTATGAGGATGCCAAGGGTTTTCTGGTGATATTTACGTGCAATACCTGTCCCTATGCACAGGCCTATGAAGACCGAATCATTGCCCTGGACACTAAATACAAGTCTTTGGGAGTGCCGGTTATCGCAATCAATCCCAATAATCCTAAGGCCAAACCCGGAGATGGTTTTGAAGAAATGAAAACCAGGGCAAAACAAAAAGGTTTTACCTTTCCTTATCTCCTGGACGATGGTCAAAAGGTGTACCCACAATACGGAGCTACACGCACCCCTCACGTTTTTTTATTGGAAAAAAAGGAATCGGGTAACGTAGTCCGTTATATAGGGGCCATAGACGATAATTACCAAGATGCCTCCCAAGTAGAGGAAAAATATGTTGAACAGGCTGTGGACGCCATGTTGGCAGGAGAAGAGATTAAAGTTGAGACCACCAGGGCCATTGGATGTTCCATTAAGGTGTAA
- a CDS encoding TlpA family protein disulfide reductase, translating into MKLNSLVFGSCFLFMIGCAEDKKQLKNEEKAQLTDKVIVGNTVELPFPVYDYEGLEPLLNKNDGKTYIVNFWATWCKPCLEEMPYFQQIYEEQRDNNVELILVSLDMPSMWKKRLIPYVEKKGLKGKLVILDDPKMNEWIPKINKDWGGGIPATLIYNEKERVFYEKGFSYDGLYTELQKFLN; encoded by the coding sequence ATGAAGCTAAATAGCCTTGTTTTTGGTAGTTGTTTTCTTTTCATGATTGGTTGTGCGGAGGATAAGAAACAATTAAAAAACGAAGAGAAAGCACAATTGACGGATAAGGTGATTGTGGGCAATACGGTGGAACTTCCTTTTCCAGTTTACGATTATGAAGGCCTTGAACCGCTGTTGAACAAGAATGATGGTAAAACCTATATTGTCAATTTTTGGGCCACTTGGTGTAAACCCTGCTTGGAGGAAATGCCATATTTTCAACAAATCTATGAGGAACAGCGCGACAATAACGTGGAATTGATTTTGGTAAGTCTGGATATGCCATCCATGTGGAAAAAAAGACTGATTCCCTATGTTGAGAAAAAAGGATTGAAAGGTAAGTTGGTTATTTTGGACGACCCAAAAATGAATGAGTGGATTCCAAAAATCAATAAAGACTGGGGTGGGGGCATACCGGCCACCTTGATATACAATGAAAAGGAAAGGGTTTTTTATGAAAAGGGCTTTTCATACGACGGATTGTATACGGAACTTCAAAAATTTTTAAATTAA
- a CDS encoding MarR family winged helix-turn-helix transcriptional regulator, translated as MNVEEIIKTKKKLPLKVRTMIHFALVGNKINETFAATLKPYEMSEQQFNVLRILRGQNGKPANLSTINERMVTKMSNTTRLVDKLILKGYVDREVCALNRRKVEITITDKGNRILSQLDKIMEQTENELLKNFSDTELHQLNRLLDKF; from the coding sequence ATGAATGTAGAAGAAATCATTAAGACCAAGAAAAAATTACCGCTCAAAGTTAGAACGATGATTCATTTCGCTTTGGTCGGAAATAAAATCAATGAAACCTTTGCCGCTACATTAAAACCGTACGAAATGTCCGAACAACAATTCAACGTTCTCAGAATTTTGAGGGGACAGAACGGTAAGCCTGCCAATCTTTCTACCATCAATGAACGTATGGTAACCAAAATGAGCAATACCACCAGACTTGTGGACAAACTCATTTTAAAGGGATATGTGGATCGGGAGGTTTGTGCCTTAAATAGACGCAAGGTGGAAATTACCATTACGGACAAAGGCAACAGGATTTTATCCCAATTGGATAAAATCATGGAACAAACGGAAAATGAACTCTTAAAAAATTTCAGCGATACTGAACTACATCAATTGAATCGATTATTGGATAAATTTTAA